In Chryseobacterium lactis, a single genomic region encodes these proteins:
- the gcvT gene encoding glycine cleavage system aminomethyltransferase GcvT, whose product MKKTALYDKHVSLGAKIVPFAGYEMPVQYSGVTEEHFAVREKAGLFDVSHMGQFFIEGPGSKDLLQLVTTNNVDALENGKAQYSCLPNENGGIVDDLIVYKMEDDKYFVVVNASNIDKDWNHISKYNTFGAKMTNASDEMSLLAIQGPKATEILQKLTDVNLSEIPYYHFTVGSVAGVNDIIISNTGYTGSGGFEIYFKNESAEKLWDEIIKAGESEGIVPCGLASRDTLRLEKGFCLYGNDIDDTTSPIEAGLGWITKFDKDFVSKDVFAKQKEEGVTRKLVGFELTDKGVPRHDYPVVDAEGNVIGKVTSGTQSPMKKVGLGLAYVDKPYFKLGSEIFIQVRNKNIPAKVVKAPFV is encoded by the coding sequence ATGAAGAAAACAGCCTTGTACGACAAACATGTTTCTTTGGGAGCTAAGATCGTACCTTTCGCAGGTTATGAAATGCCTGTACAATATTCAGGAGTAACAGAAGAGCATTTTGCAGTAAGAGAAAAAGCAGGATTATTTGATGTTTCCCACATGGGACAGTTTTTCATCGAAGGGCCGGGTTCAAAAGACCTTTTACAATTGGTAACGACCAATAATGTAGATGCTCTGGAAAACGGAAAAGCTCAATATTCTTGTCTTCCGAACGAAAACGGAGGAATTGTAGATGATCTTATCGTTTACAAAATGGAAGATGACAAATATTTCGTGGTGGTAAATGCTTCCAATATTGATAAAGACTGGAATCATATTTCAAAATACAATACTTTCGGAGCCAAAATGACGAATGCCTCTGATGAAATGTCATTATTGGCAATCCAGGGACCTAAAGCTACCGAAATTCTACAAAAGCTAACTGATGTAAATCTTTCTGAAATTCCTTATTACCACTTTACAGTAGGTAGTGTTGCAGGAGTAAATGACATCATTATTTCCAACACGGGTTATACCGGAAGCGGAGGTTTTGAAATTTATTTCAAAAATGAAAGTGCTGAAAAACTTTGGGATGAAATCATCAAAGCAGGTGAATCAGAAGGGATTGTTCCTTGTGGATTGGCTTCCAGAGACACATTAAGATTAGAAAAAGGATTCTGTCTTTACGGTAATGATATCGACGATACGACTTCTCCTATTGAAGCAGGTCTTGGATGGATTACAAAGTTTGATAAAGATTTTGTTTCCAAAGATGTTTTTGCAAAGCAGAAAGAAGAAGGGGTTACCAGAAAATTAGTTGGTTTCGAACTTACTGACAAAGGAGTTCCAAGACATGATTATCCTGTGGTAGATGCTGAAGGTAATGTGATCGGAAAAGTAACTTCAGGAACTCAGTCTCCAATGAAAAAAGTGGGATTAGGTCTTGCTTATGTAGACAAGCCTTATTTCAAATTAGGTTCTGAAATTTTCATTCAGGTAAGAAATAAAAACATTCCGGCAAAAGTAGTGAAAGCTCCTTTTGTATAA